A genome region from Rhinopithecus roxellana isolate Shanxi Qingling chromosome 10, ASM756505v1, whole genome shotgun sequence includes the following:
- the MIP gene encoding lens fiber major intrinsic protein: MWELRSASFWRAIFAEFFATLFYVFFGLGSSLRWAPGPLHVLQVAMAFGLALATLVQSVGHISGAHVNPAVTFAFLVGSQMSLLRAFCYMAAQLLGAVAGAAVLYSVTPPAVRGNLALNTLHPGVSVAQATTVEIFLTLQFVLCIFATYDERRNGQLGSVALAVGFSLALGHLFGMYYTGAGMNPARSFAPAILTGNFTNHWVYWVGPIIGGGLGSLLYDFLLFPRLKSISERLSVLRGAKPEDSNGQPEVTGEPVELNTQAL, translated from the exons ATGTGGGAACTGCGGTCAGCCTCCTTTTGGAGGGCCATATTCGCTGAGTTCTTTGCCACCCTCTTCTATGTCTTCTTCGGGCTGGGGTCCTCACTGCGTTGGGCTCCTGGACCCCTGCATGTTCTGCAGGTGGCTATGGCATTTGGTTTGGCCCTGGCTACACTGGTGCAGTCTGTGGGCCACATCAGTGGAGCCCACGTCAATCCTGCAGTCACTTTTGCTTTCCTTGTGGGCTCCCAGATGTCCCTGCTCCGTGCCTTCTGCTATATGGCAGCCCAGCTCCTGGGAGCTGTGGCTGGGGCTGCTGTGCTGTATAGCGTTACCCCGCCTGCCGTCCGAGGAAACCTAGCACTCAACACG TTGCACCCTGGGGTGAGCGTGGCCCAGGCAACCACAGTGGAGATCTTCCTGACACTCCAATTCGTGCTCTGCATCTTTGCCACATACGATGAGAGGCGGAATGGCCAACTAGGCTCCGTGGCCCTGGCCGTTGGCTTCTCCCTTGCCCTGGGGCACCTCTTTGGG ATGTATTATACTGGTGCAGGCATGAATCCTGCCCGCTCCTTTGCTCCTGCCATTCTCACTGGGAACTTCACCAATCACTGG GTGTACTGGGTGGGCCCAATCATTGGAGGGGGTCTGGGCAGCCTCCTCTATgacttcctcctcttcccccggCTCAAGAGTATTTCTGAGAGACTGTCTGTCCTCAGGGGTGCCAAACCCGAAGACTCCAATGGACAACCAGAAGTCACAGGGGAACCTGTTGAACTGAACACCCAGGCCCTGTAG